The Calditrichota bacterium genome has a segment encoding these proteins:
- a CDS encoding putative CRISPR-associated protein yields MATFILSTVGTSLLSKIRRQRNLSEDTLPEPQSILAELNSLAPSDERAGAEVNSLASLLQSGRVGRQKIRDPISMVFLVSDTPDGRWTGKLLADFWSDARRGIRVDGVDFKVVPGLQHNDPQRFAREGLRNLVRIASQLLPRPEASLRIINATGGYKAQISFAGLIGQALAVPVVYQFEKFGFCIEMPPMPVDFSRDLWLEHYDLFCRLSENSLIKSELDLRDADSRFVELLDEVEIDGEAYVALSPILELMHQGFLVRPWPQGVRQPPASVKSIPDKIAIQEAELSHAPARTRGLIEQLSRQEWITLVSSIKDADTRRSRVINRKDPDRPDEIQFYWSDSDYSRVLAIRTTAEDDGHRTWCANELSREFLNR; encoded by the coding sequence ATGGCCACCTTCATTCTATCAACCGTCGGCACTTCGCTTCTGTCCAAGATTCGCCGACAACGGAATCTTTCTGAAGACACCTTGCCCGAACCGCAAAGCATCCTTGCGGAACTTAACTCGCTCGCACCATCAGACGAGCGGGCGGGCGCCGAAGTCAACAGCCTTGCCAGCCTGCTGCAAAGTGGCAGAGTGGGCCGGCAGAAGATCCGCGACCCGATCAGTATGGTCTTCCTCGTTTCGGACACTCCCGACGGCAGGTGGACGGGAAAACTGCTCGCCGACTTCTGGAGTGATGCCCGTCGCGGTATACGTGTGGACGGAGTTGACTTCAAGGTCGTTCCCGGATTGCAGCACAACGACCCCCAACGCTTTGCCCGGGAAGGATTGCGCAATCTGGTCCGGATAGCCTCTCAACTTCTCCCGCGGCCCGAAGCGTCGCTGCGCATCATCAACGCCACCGGCGGCTATAAGGCACAGATTTCCTTCGCCGGACTCATCGGGCAGGCACTGGCAGTTCCGGTGGTTTATCAGTTCGAAAAGTTCGGCTTCTGTATTGAGATGCCACCTATGCCCGTTGACTTCAGCCGCGATCTATGGCTGGAACACTACGATCTCTTCTGCCGTCTGAGCGAAAATTCTCTCATTAAGAGCGAACTCGATCTACGAGATGCCGATTCGCGCTTTGTAGAATTGCTCGATGAGGTGGAGATCGACGGGGAGGCTTATGTAGCATTATCGCCGATCCTGGAACTGATGCATCAGGGATTCTTGGTCAGGCCTTGGCCGCAGGGAGTCCGACAGCCCCCTGCTTCAGTCAAATCCATACCTGATAAAATCGCAATCCAGGAGGCGGAGTTGTCGCATGCACCGGCACGGACACGGGGCTTGATCGAGCAACTCAGCCGGCAAGAATGGATTACTTTGGTGAGCAGTATCAAGGATGCGGATACAAGACGCTCACGAGTGATCAACAGAAAGGACCCCGATCGCCCCGACGAAATACAGTTTTACTGGAGCGACAGCGATTACAGCCGTGTCCTTGCCATTCGAACAACGGCCGAAGATGATGGACATCGAACATGGTGTGCTAACGAATTGTCAAGAGAATTCCTCAATCGCTGA